The Mobula birostris isolate sMobBir1 chromosome 14, sMobBir1.hap1, whole genome shotgun sequence genome includes a region encoding these proteins:
- the ints14 gene encoding integrator complex subunit 14 → MPTVVLLDVSLSMTRPVSLEGTEEYQRKHLAAHGLSMLFEHMATSYKLEFTCLVAFSSLWELMVPFTRDYNALQEALTTMDDYDKTCLESALVGVSNIVQDEWGACIPCQVILVTDGSLGIGRGSLRHSLSILHQRSEENKFPLPFPFPSKLYIMCIANLEELQATDTLDVLERLIDLNNSEGQIFTIDGPLCLKNVQSMFGKLIDQAYSPFHAVLKCGHLVSDMQMFPRPEPVVIDEELEPIPKTINTELDIVGFIKIADIASPPVLSRHLVLPVALNKEGDELGSGLPEETEDENSASQIAGKMPSFCVLLHGSLKVEGMVAIVLLGPDWYGMLYSQADSKKKSNLMMSLFEPGPEPLPWLGKMTQLGPILDAEENPYGEDDSKSPFPLQPRTKRSYAQNVTVWIKPSGLQTDVQKILRNARKLPEKTQTFYKELNRLRKAALAFGFLDLLKGVADMLDRECTLLPDTAHPDAAFQLSHAAQQLKLAGTGNSEYAAYEHNITPLQTDFSSSSTDRI, encoded by the exons ATGCCGACGGTGGTGCTGTTagatgtttctctctccatgacTCGCCCGGTCTCTCTGGAAGGCACCGAGGAATACCAGCGCAAACATTTGGCTGCTCATGGACTCAGTATGCTGTTTGAACATATGGCGACCAGTTACAAACTGGAGTTCACTTGTCTCGTGGCTTTCTCTTCTCTCTGGGAACTCATGGTGCCCTTCACCAGAGATTATAATGCTCTTCAG GAAGCTCTGACCACCATGGATGACTATGACAAGACCTGCCTGGAGTCTGCTCTTGTGGGGGTCAGTAATATTGTGCAGGATGAGTGGGGTGCCTGCATTCCCTGTCAG GTGATCCTTGTAACAGATGGGAGCCTGGGAATAGGTCGAGGATCCCTGCGTCATTCGCTCTCCATCCTTCATCAGCGTTCCGAGGAGAACAAGttccctcttcccttcccatTTCCATCAAAACTATATATTATGTGCATTGCCAACTTAGAGGAG CTTCAGGCCACAGACACACTGGATGTTCTGGAACGTCTGATAGATTTAAACAACAGTGAGGGGCAGATCTTCACTATTGATGGCCCTCTTTGCCTGAAAAATGTACAGTCTATGTTTGG cAAACTGATTGACCAAGCATACTCTCCTTTCCATGCTGTGCTGAAATGTGGGCATCTCGTTTCTGACATGCAGATGTTTCCGAGACCAGAACCTGTTGTCATTGATGAAGAACTGGAGCCCATTCCAAAAACTATCAACACAG AGTTGGATATAGTGGGATTTATAAAGATTGCTGATATCGCCAGTCCCCCTGTTCTCTCTCGGCATTTGGTCTTACCTGTTGCTCTGAATAAAG AAGGTGACGAGTTGGGGAGTGGTTTACCTGAAGAAACTGAAGATGAGAATTCTGCTTCTCAAATAGCCGGGAAGATGCCTTCGTTTTGTGTCTTGCTGCATGGCAGTCTGAAAGTAGAGGGGATGGTGGCTATTGTGCTGCTTGG GCCTGATTGGTATGGGATGTTATACTCTCAGGCTGACAGTAAAAAGAAATCCAATCTGATGATGTCCTTGTTTGAGCCTGGTCCAGAGCCTCTTCCTTGGCTTGGGAAGATGACACAGCTGGGGCCCATTTTAG ATGCTGAAGAAAACCCTTATGGTGAAGATGACAGCAAGAGCCCATTTCCCCTTCAGCCACGGACAAAGCGTAGTTATGCACAGAATGTAACAGTGTGGATTAAACCTAGTGGACTGCAG ACTGATGTTCAGAAGATTTTAAGAAACGCCCGAAAGCTTCCAGAAAAgacacagacattctacaag GAATTGAATCGACTGAGAAAGGCAGCCCTTGCATTTGGATTTTTGGACCTTCTGAAAGGTGTGGCAGATATGTTGGACCGTGAGTGCACACTCCTCCCAGACACTGCTCATCCTGATGCTGCATTTCAGCTCTCTCATGCTGCCCAGCAGCTCAAGTTAGCTGGCACTGGGAACTCTGAGTATGCAGCTTATGAACACAATATCACTCCACTGCAGACAGATTTTTCCAGCAGCAGCACTGACAGAATTTGA